From one Mytilus edulis chromosome 1, xbMytEdul2.2, whole genome shotgun sequence genomic stretch:
- the LOC139518785 gene encoding 2-iminobutanoate/2-iminopropanoate deaminase-like isoform X3 translates to MVPSTGNLVSGGVVPETEQALRNMGAVLGAAGADFNNIVKATVLLQNMNDFAAVNDVYVKYFPKNYPARAAYQVAALPKGAQVEIEAVAILGEITDVEHTES, encoded by the exons ATGGTCCCTTCTACTGGTAACCTTGTATCTGGTGGTGTTGTACCAGAGACAGAACAG gCACTTAGAAATATGGGAGCTGTATTAGGAGCTGCTGGAGCTGATTTTAATAACA ttgtcAAGGCAACAGTCCTATTACAGAATATGAATGATTTTGCAGCAGTCAATGATGTTTATGTAAAAT ATTTCCCAAAGAATTACCCAGCTAGAGCAGCGTACCAGGTGGCAGCTTTACCAAAG ggaGCACAAGTAGAGATTGAAGCAGTTGCCATTCTAGGAGAAATTACTGATGTTGAACATACAGAAAGTTGA
- the LOC139518785 gene encoding 2-iminobutanoate/2-iminopropanoate deaminase-like isoform X2, with amino-acid sequence MVPFTGNLVSDGVVPETEQVCTCMNMIISTDNLVSCGVVPETEQALRNMGAVLGAAGADFNNIVKATVLLQNMNDFAAVNDVYVKYFPKNYPARAAYQVAALPKGAQVEIEAVAILGEITDVEHTES; translated from the exons atggTCCCTTTTACTGGTAACCTTGTATCTGATGGTGTTGTGCCAGAGACAGAAcaggtatgtacatgtatgaacatgATCATTTCTACTGATAACCTTGTATCTTGTGGTGTTGTGCCAGAGACAGAACAG gCACTTAGAAATATGGGAGCTGTATTAGGAGCTGCTGGAGCTGATTTTAATAACA ttgtcAAGGCAACAGTCCTATTACAGAATATGAATGATTTTGCAGCAGTCAATGATGTTTATGTAAAAT ATTTCCCAAAGAATTACCCAGCTAGAGCAGCGTACCAGGTGGCAGCTTTACCAAAG ggaGCACAAGTAGAGATTGAAGCAGTTGCCATTCTAGGAGAAATTACTGATGTTGAACATACAGAAAGTTGA